Proteins co-encoded in one Carcharodon carcharias isolate sCarCar2 chromosome 7, sCarCar2.pri, whole genome shotgun sequence genomic window:
- the zgc:77439 gene encoding flavin-containing monooxygenase FMO GS-OX-like 3 isoform X2 yields the protein MSFPDFPFDIQPPSFIHHSDVKSYLERYTDHFEIQPHIKFCTYVELLNPVFGTTGDARNSWEVTSLNLNSHYRSTERFDSVIVCNGHYSDPFIPHIPEIEHFKGQKMHSHEYRFAEPFTGKNLVLLGAGPSGIDIALELCPVANQVVLVYNHLPISSPLPPNFLQVKGLNRFSETGVICNDGMEYPADTFMFCTGYNYSFPFLGKEVGLKVKDHRITPLYKHIVHTTFPTLFFIGLCKTVCPFPLFHNQVTFVLASLDGTYKLPSKAEMDAVTEHEYQSSLQSGSPHRHFHKLDSLQWSYIAELAHLSKTEPIPPVTRDLYEANRKLRKQDLQNYKRFNYKIVSHDTWITVKPKPL from the exons ATGTCCTTTCCGGATTTTCCATTTGACATTCAACCCCCTTCTTTCATTCATCATAGTGATGTAAAGTCATACCTGGAACGATACACTGATCATTTTGAAATTCAACCCCACATAAAG TTTTGCACATATGTTGAACTACTGAACCCTGTTTTTGGAACCACTGGAGATGCTCGGAACTCCTGGGAAGTAACATCTTTGAATCTGAACAGTCATTATCGTAGCACAGAGAGATTTGATTCTGTTATTGTTTGTAACGG CCACTATTCTGACCCTTTCATCCCTCACATCCCTGAAATTGAACATTTCAAAGGACAGAAAATGCACAGTCATGAGTACAGGTTTGCTGAACCGTTCACTGGGAAGAATCTGGTTCTGCTTGGTGCTGGTCCATCTGGAATTGATATAGCATTGGAATTGTGCCCAGTTGCAAATCAAGTTGTCTTGGTGTATAATCATTTGCCGATATCCTCACCGCTGCCTCCAAATTTCCTGCAAGTCAAAGGTTTGAACAGATTTTCAGAGACTGGGGTAATTTGTAATGATGGAATGGAGTATCCTGCAGATACGTTCATGTTCTGCACTGGTTATAactattcttttccttttcttgGAAAAGAAGTGGGCTTAAAGGTCAAAGATCACAGAATTACCCCACTTTACAAACATATTGTCCACACCACATTTCCGACTCTCTTTTTTATTGGTTTATGCAAAACTGTTTGCCCTTTTCCTTTGTTCCACAACCAGGTCACATTTGTTTTGGCATCTTTGGATGGTACCTATAAGCTACCATCTAAAGCTGAAATGGATGCAGTTACAGAACATGAATACCAGTCCTCTTTGCAAAGTGGAAGTCCTCACAGACATTTTCATAAATTGGATAGTCTTCAGTGGAGTTACATTGCTGAATTAGCCCATTTATCCAAAACTGAACCCATACCACCTGTAACAAGAGATCTATATGAAGCAAACAGGAAATTAAGAAAGCAAGATCTGCAAAACTATAAGAGGTTTAACTACAAGATAGTAAGCCATGATACATGGATAACAGTGAAGCCTAAACCATTATAA